The following are encoded in a window of Peromyscus maniculatus bairdii isolate BWxNUB_F1_BW_parent chromosome X, HU_Pman_BW_mat_3.1, whole genome shotgun sequence genomic DNA:
- the LOC143270854 gene encoding spindlin-2-like produces MDPGPSALNSGTLEDQEQTAAGLHTDTTETAKVTKKKAAQKRQRSRSSSPAERNIVGCRISHGWKEGDEPVTQWRGTVLKQMPINPSLYLVKYDGIDCVYGLELHKDNRIVSLKVLSDTVEPFHVPDPSIAGNIIGKAVEHLFENERGTKDEWRGMVLAQAPILNAWFYITYERDPILYMYQLLDDYKEGDLRVVPELNEDPPLDGDPELMHGLIGKVVEYTRDDGSKRVGMVIHQVEARPSVYFIKFEDDFHIYVYDWVKNF; encoded by the coding sequence ATGGACCCAGGACCCAGCGCCCTGAATTCTGGGACCCTGGAGGACCAAGAACAAACAGCTGCAGGACTCCACACCGACACCACCGAGACTGCAAAGGTGACCAAGAAAAAAGCTGctcagaagaggcagaggagcagaTCTTCATCCCCGGCCGAAAGAAACATCGTGGGCTGCAGGATTTCTCAcgggtggaaggaaggagatgagCCTGTCACCCAATGGAGAGGAACTGTTTTGAAGCAGATGCCTATAAACCCCTCTCTATATCTGGTGAAATATGATGGCATTGACTGTGTCTATGGGCTCGAACTCCATAAAGATAACAGGATCGTGTCCCTTAAAGTTCTGTCTGACACTGTAGAGCCATTCCATGTCCCAGATCCCAGCATTGCAGGTAACATCATTGGCAAGGCAGTAGAACACCTATTTGAGAATGAGCGTGGCACTAAGGATGAATGGAGGGGGATGGTGCTGGCCCAAGCGCCTATCTTGAATGCTTGGTTTTATATCACTTATGAACGAGACCCTATTCTGTATATGTACCAGCTCCTAGACGATTATAAAGAGGGTGACCTCCGTGTCGTGCCGGAGCTCAATGAGGATCCCCCACTAGATGGGGACCCAGAACTTATGCATGGTCTGATAGGCAAAGTTGTCGAGTACACCAGAGATGATGGGTCCAAAAGGGTGGGCATGGTGATTCACCAAGTCGAAGCACGGCCGTCTGTGTACTTTATTAAGTTTGAAGATGATTTCCATATATACGTGTATGACTGGGtgaaaaatttttaa